atgGCTTTGAAAGAACCTAGGAATATCCATAGTAAGGATTATAGTGcagcagttttaaaaaacaaagtgtaTCTCTCCAAACTGTCATCGAGAGGCTTCTCAGGCATCGTGCAAAAAGGAAGTGAGAGAACAACACATACAGTGCAATATAGCTTACGTTAAAGAAATGTCCACATGCTAAAGACAATGCTGTTTTCTAGAAGTATACAGACATGAACgtaaatacaaagaaagaggaCTAGAAAGATATGTTACCAAACTGATATTCGtatctgatattagtataatTGGAAAAGTGGAATTTCACcttattcatattatttataagtgcattaactcatttaatttgtgtaaattaaaacatttttttaagagaCAACACAGCGCTCAAACTCAAGCCCTGGGGAAGCGGAGCCTGGGGCATTAGAATTAGGAGTCAGAAGCATCTGCATAAGAGGCTTGGCGGTGAGAGTGGGGAAATGCGGGCAGAGTGCTTCTAGGGCACAGCCCCTGCATTCGGAATTTTTAAAGCACCTTCGAAATactcctgggtcagagaagaaatcataATGGTAATTAGAGAACACTGAgacctgaataataataaaatatactccATCTGAGGCCCGTGTGACGCAATGAAGTGACACTTTGATGGATGTTGACAGCTGTTAAGTGCTCAGACTTGGGGAGAATTTGGGGGTGGATTAGTGATCTGTAGGTTGGAGACTGAGCAAATGGCACGACTATTGACTTCAGAGATAATTAAAagttgtaaagaaaagaaaataatggaatgcTACGTGAGTCAGCGTATGACCATTTCATGGCCACAATATAAACACTGGGCACTGATCCTCCAGATTCGCACGGTCCATGAGCAGAGAATTTTTGCTCTTTCATTCACTGCTGTCCTCCAGCCtctagagcagtgcctggaatGTCAAAGGCTCTTAATAACTATTGTCGAATAAACCTAACCAGAATTATGACATAACTACATCAGAAGGATGCTAGGACATAAAAATGTACATGTGTATGGTGGCAGTGGGGTGAAAGAGGGACATCCTTAAATTTTATAGCAATAGGaaatagaaataggaaaataataggtAATGCCTAAAATGGAAGATTTATGAAGTAGCAACAGAAGCATGTGATTTAGAAATAGATGGTAAAtactaaaagcaaaacaaaacagcaaaaagattTGGAACTGGATATCTCTGGCAAGAGAGAAATGAAcagttagcttttaaaaaaaagccatatAACATTGTTCAGTTGTTTTAATCTCTGGGTACGTATTGTGGACTGCATGCTAgccccaaaagatatgtctatGTCCTAACCTCTGGAATTTATGAATGTGAGGTTTTTTGGAAAAAGGTCTTTACGaatgtaattaaggatcttgagataagatcatcctggattatctgggtgggccctaaatcaaATGACTAGTGTTCTtataagacagagagagacagagagagaagagaaggccatgtgaagatggaagcagaaattGGAGTTATGCagacaagccaagaaatgcctggagccaccggaagctggaagagacaagaaaggaTTTTGTCCTAGAGCCTTTAAAGGGAGTGTGGcactgcagacaccttgattctGAACTTCTAGAACTGTCataataagtttctgttgtttgaaccaccaaatttgtagtaatttgttatagctgCTCTAGGAATCAAATACAGCGTGAATaactgagataaaataaaaataagaaaatttattgaTGTACTTCACCACATTGATCAGAAGAGCAAATGACAGATACAGAAAAGCATCTGATGAAGGTCAGCACCTATTCATGGTATGAAAAAACCGGCCCTTTGCCAACTGGGAAGAGAACAGGCTTTCtttaacctgataaaggactttttttaaagactatacATAGTAACAGTAAAAACTGTAGTTCCTGTTCCAATTCtgtgatatataaaataaatgtgtgtgctgTGGAAAGGCATCATTATACCACTCTAGCATGGTATTAAAGACTATGGACTTTGAGTTTAAAATTGGGCTCCCTCATTTATTAGCGGTGTGACTCATGGCAGATTATGTAACCCcgctgtgtctcagtttccttatctgtaaaatggggtaaacCTATAGCAAGCATCCTACTTAACACTGAAACCttaggtcaggaacaagacaccGTCAGTGCTGCTCCTATTTACTCTTGTATTAGATCCTGACCAGAGCTGTCAAACAAGCgaaaaaaagacaacttttaGGGTACAGCAATGTTCAGTTGCTCCTGGGTTGACAGGACTGAACCAGGAGAAAGACTAGAGGTCAGACAATTGAGcgggaagaaagagaaggtgggCTAGACGCCTGGTGTTCAGGCAGAGCAGAGTGGAGCACGGTCCCAGCTCCCCCAGACCCTGGAAGTCAGAGCAGGGGAAAGACAAGACACAGGGGAGCAGGCGGCTGGGAGCTGACGGGGTGGGCATCCAAGCTGAAGGTGAGCACTCCCGGGGCAGTGACGCAACGTTCATCCCGGCACCCAGCATGGGCAACTCCCTAGCCTCCTCCCCATGGGAGACAGCCGCCGCCGCAGCAAAGTCTCCACCTGTAAACGTCTACACTCATCAGTATAAAAGGCTTCagcttttattaaataaaaaggagGTAGAAGACAGATAAGGGAACAGGCCAGAGACCCCTCCTTCCAActacacatatacagacacacaaacacagacacaacCGAATAAATGACAGGGACAATTCAGGGGACAGActgaagggcagagggaggcagcacCCTCCGAGAATGGGCCCGGACCCAAGGGTGGGCTGAGACCTGGGCCAGGGGCAGCCGTTCTGAGGGGTTATGCCTGAGCAGCTTGGAGATGAGGTCCTGGGCTCCCGCGGGCACAGAAGGGGGGAACTTCAGGTCTACCTGCAGAAGTAGAGAAAGGCGAAGGAAGGGTTCCTTCAGATTCGGCCTGGTTGTTTTCTCCTTGACTGCCCATTCAATTTGGAGAGTTACAGAGGGCCCTGCAattcccagcccctggcctctgcAGCCAGCACCAAGTCCCAGCCAGGGAGCCAGGCCGGCCCTCCCACCTTGACGATGCGCCGATATGTCTCGTTGTGTGAAGCACTCTCAAAGGGCGGGTTTCCCACCAGCAGCTCATAGCAGAGTACTCCAATGCACCACAGATCCACCTTCTCATTGTGCGTGCGGCCCTCAATCATCTCAGGGGGCAGGTAGTCCAGGGTGCCACACATCGTCTTcctcctgggtggggtggggtgagtggGCAGGGGTCCCAGAGACAGACagcctctcctttccctgctgcCTGACAGGGAGCCAAGGGACCCCAGGATGCCCCAGGGGAGTGTTCCAGCCAGGCTCTGACAGGGCCTTTGGGGTAGGGATGGGGTGAAGATATAAACGAAAGCCCCAGAGGAGGGCTTACACACTGCCTCAGTGTTTCCGCACTGAGGGATGGCTCTTCAAACAATCAGACATGAGGGCAATGTTTGccttagaaggaaaggaaaaactggGGACATCTCGAATGTCCACCAAGCGTGTCCTGCTTAAATAAATCAGGTCACATCTCTACTATGCGACACTATGAAGCCACTAAAGATGATGTGGGAGTATTCTCAGTGATATGGCAAGGGGCTCCCAAATATAGAGTAAGAAATCTGGGCAACAAAATTGCGTTTCCTATTTTTGTAAAGATATTACTGTCTGTATTTACATGAGGACAAACCGAAATGTATCTGGGTAACAACATCTGGAGCAGTTTTATTTTGAGTGTCCCAGCCTCACACCCAGGGCTGCCCTCCTGTCCCACCATACCTCAGGGAGGGCGCGTGCACCGACCAGCCAAAGTCGGCAATCTTCAGCTCTCCCTGGAGCCCCAAGAGCAGATTCTCTGGCTTTATGTCTCTGTGAATCACCTTCTTCCCGTGGCAGTACATCAGGGCATCTGCCAGCTCCTCCATGATCTGGGAGAGCCAATGACAGGCAGTCAGACGAGGACGCATCGCCGGCTGCGAGCAGCGTACCCCTAGCCTCAGGGCCCCCCAACCGGCACTCCAGGTGCCCACCCGCCCCGACCGTGGCTGTTCGCTGCTCATCAAAAGTGCGGCTCTTCTGCAGCTCCTTGTAGAGCTCCCCCCGGGGGGCATACTCCAGAATCAAGTAGATCCTTCGCCGGTCATAGAAATAGTTGTAGAGACGCAAGATGTTGGGATGcctgggagaagagagacaggaggaCTCGGGCTGCATCCTGGCATAAGGAAATGGGAAAGATGACAGGTCCCAAATGGGGTAAACTGGGGACCGACTTGGACCAGGCTGGCAACACCACGGCTGACAGTGGCCAGTGGGAACTGGAGGCAGCTTTCTGGATTGAGAGCTCAATGTGACTAAGTGGCCACAACTATAGAGAAAAGCCTAGATGTGGTGGGGCTGAAAGAAttgctgggggggagggagcagaggggctggggctcAGAGGGCGTTGACCCGTACTGCAGATGGGCCTGGATTTCGATCTCCCTGCGCAGCTGGTGCTCCACGCCCTCCTTCTCTATCTGAGACTTGAAGAGGACCTTGAGGGCCACGATGAAATGGCTCTTCTTCTCCCGAGCCAAGTACACGTTTCCAAACTTGCCTTTGCCCAGAGGACGCCCAATCTCAAAGTCATCAATTGTGAAGGACCGCCTGATTAGAGAGTCGGGGGGGAAGGCAGCTGAGCACTGGTTTGTCAGTCATCTGAGGTTGCTTTCCCCCTGCACGTCAGCCCCATTTCTTTTCGGGGCAGTTGAGGATGGATCAGGCTCTCTTACCCCCGCCCCCACTCCTCCGGCCCTTAGCTTCTACCTCCCTCATCTCCTAAGTGTTCactgtctccctcctctcttgCCACCCCAAGGCTTGGGCACTTACATTAACAAGTTGGGTGTCCCACTGCTGTTCTCCATCACCTTCTGGCCAAGGGCAACTAAGGAAAGAACAGGTAAGTTGAGGCCCTCCTTTGACATTTTCATCCATGCACCCTCCTCGTAGACTCTAGTCCTCTCAGGTTGTCCTTTCCCCCATCCCAGTTACCTGTGGGCTGAGCATTGGAGCGGCTCATGAGGACAAGTGCAGATGGGGTGGCAGGCTCCTTCCGGAGGACTCTCTGGGGCAGGGTGTTCAGGCCAGATTGAGCCTGAGAAGGAGCAGGAGTGAGTTCTGAGGGTGCCTTTGTCTCAGTGACCGGGTTGGAATGTGCTGCAAGCAGCATTTCAGTACTTGCTATAGagtcacccacccacccatccccaaTTCAAAGAGGAACACTGAGACCACAGTTTTGCTACTC
The sequence above is drawn from the Equus przewalskii isolate Varuska chromosome 10, EquPr2, whole genome shotgun sequence genome and encodes:
- the AURKB gene encoding aurora kinase B isoform X1, with amino-acid sequence MTQKENAYPWPYGRQTAQSGLNTLPQRVLRKEPATPSALVLMSRSNAQPTVALGQKVMENSSGTPNLLMRSFTIDDFEIGRPLGKGKFGNVYLAREKKSHFIVALKVLFKSQIEKEGVEHQLRREIEIQAHLQHPNILRLYNYFYDRRRIYLILEYAPRGELYKELQKSRTFDEQRTATIMEELADALMYCHGKKVIHRDIKPENLLLGLQGELKIADFGWSVHAPSLRRKTMCGTLDYLPPEMIEGRTHNEKVDLWCIGVLCYELLVGNPPFESASHNETYRRIVKVDLKFPPSVPAGAQDLISKLLRHNPSERLPLAQVSAHPWVRAHSRRVLPPSALQSVP
- the AURKB gene encoding aurora kinase B isoform X2, which produces MSRSNAQPTVALGQKVMENSSGTPNLLMRSFTIDDFEIGRPLGKGKFGNVYLAREKKSHFIVALKVLFKSQIEKEGVEHQLRREIEIQAHLQHPNILRLYNYFYDRRRIYLILEYAPRGELYKELQKSRTFDEQRTATIMEELADALMYCHGKKVIHRDIKPENLLLGLQGELKIADFGWSVHAPSLRRKTMCGTLDYLPPEMIEGRTHNEKVDLWCIGVLCYELLVGNPPFESASHNETYRRIVKVDLKFPPSVPAGAQDLISKLLRHNPSERLPLAQVSAHPWVRAHSRRVLPPSALQSVP
- the AURKB gene encoding aurora kinase B isoform X3 — translated: MTQKENAYPWPYGRQTAQSGLNTLPQRVLRKEPATPSALVLMSRSNAQPTVALGQKVMENSSGTPNLLMHPNILRLYNYFYDRRRIYLILEYAPRGELYKELQKSRTFDEQRTATIMEELADALMYCHGKKVIHRDIKPENLLLGLQGELKIADFGWSVHAPSLRRKTMCGTLDYLPPEMIEGRTHNEKVDLWCIGVLCYELLVGNPPFESASHNETYRRIVKVDLKFPPSVPAGAQDLISKLLRHNPSERLPLAQVSAHPWVRAHSRRVLPPSALQSVP